Below is a window of Populus trichocarpa isolate Nisqually-1 chromosome 3, P.trichocarpa_v4.1, whole genome shotgun sequence DNA.
AGGGAATTACAACCCAGGAGGCATTTGCACCAATATAGTATACGTAATAGTGGTACGGACTGGTAGCAAAATGATCACCTTCCAAGTAGGCAGTTAAGAAATACACAGCTGTTCCATAGAGCTGTCCCAAACAAACAGCAAACTGAAGTATGTAGCTGTACGATTTTCCTGAAGCAATAGCATACCTGCCAAGTGTCAGCAAGCAACACTGTTAAGAATTAAGAGACTGAAGGTAGATAATATGGAGTCAACGGACActtgaacaaaataaatgaatcttATTCAAGATGCTGAGGAAAGTGAAATCATACACTGCCAGGAGGCTAGCTGGTCCCTCGAGAACAGCAGTCAATCCTTCAACAGTAACTGTTGCAGCATCCCTTGCTGCATATCTTGAATCACCTTTGCTATATTCTTTCCCTGCTCGAAAGATAATGAGAACTGTTATCTACCAAAGATTAAGAattccatttctctctctcatgtaaaacaattaaagagTTATTACAATGACCTCTCAACTGCAAATACTGCTTAATACCAGAGATGAAAAGAAAGTATAtgaataaaagagaaaacaaagaggTACTTACAAACTTCAGCCAGATAATGAGCAGTCTTGTCCTTGTAAAATTCTGGAGAGAAAGCAAAATAACCCTCGAGAATCAAGTGTGTGAGACCAGTGAAAGCCCACCAGCACATGAGCAACCTATTCATTTTTGTTATCTTACGAGACCTTCCTGGAATCGGAGAAATAGCCTATAGTAATTAATAACTCACAGAATGTTCAATTCTCTAGATGTAActtcattaaattaataaaatagagaGTACAGGCTAGAACACTGTAATCACAAAGGAGCAGGGTTCAAAACAAATGTTGTAATAAAATCTAGTGTGGAAATATGCTAGCAACCAAAAACTAACACGGGTCAAAGAAAATGTTGCATTTGCGAAAATTTGAAGCCGACAATGAAGCTTCAAAAGAACATCTAAACAAGAAACAGTTCACTTCCTTTCTTTGCTTGACTTGACCATATAGACCAGAATCCATATAATGACAGTCAGTTATGATCACAAGCCAGGACAATTAAGAACACTGTCAGCGGATAACGTTTTAATCCATAAAGTTGTGAGAACCTGCTTTACACTTGCAGGTCTTATTAGAAGAGGCCGCATAGCTCTATcttgaggagagaagaaaaacacagaGTTCAAATCCTAATCTAATTCAAATGCAATTCCAAATCCAAAGTGAGAAATAAGTTCGCCtccttttttaccttttatttttcgttgaccttttttttttctttttagtgcaATGTCTCTGTCAGAAGGGTAGCCCGACTAGGCAACAGCCATTAATGACTGACTAGTGAGCTCTatgcataaaatatttaagtggGAAACTGACAGAGACTTCCCTGTAAGACCATCCACAGACAGAAACAGTTTAGCTTCTGTAGCCATTTAAGAATACTCTAAAAAGATCCAGTATCTAATCGAAGGTTGAAATTAAAGTGGGCCATACAAGATTGTTTGCGCTTCAAAATCTATATTTACTGCAACTGCTATATAAATCAAAACTCGAACCAGCAAGATTCAAGGGAATATATGAATTTTCAATTCATTATAGTTAATGAAAACCCACTATCAgtcttggaaaaaagaaaggcttgatgaaataaaaacagTGGAAAGGGGGCAAACCAGAGAGGATCCAGATGAGAGAGACGACAAGAAGGGAGGTGAGTAAATAGACGCCGACAATGGTGGATTGAGTGAGGAAATTAGGTACATAGCCAGGCAGTTTCAGATCTCTTGGTGCGTATGGATGCGGCTGCCCCTCCATTTTCGCTTCTTTGCCTCAGCCTCTCTTACAGTTTAGTTTGGTGAAGCTGA
It encodes the following:
- the LOC7496516 gene encoding probable 3-beta-hydroxysteroid-Delta(8),Delta(7)-isomerase; translated protein: MEGQPHPYAPRDLKLPGYVPNFLTQSTIVGVYLLTSLLVVSLIWILSGRSRKITKMNRLLMCWWAFTGLTHLILEGYFAFSPEFYKDKTAHYLAEVWKEYSKGDSRYAARDAATVTVEGLTAVLEGPASLLAVYAIASGKSYSYILQFAVCLGQLYGTAVYFLTAYLEGDHFATSPYHYYVYYIGANASWVVIPSLIAMRCWKKICSAVQVHGQKRTKTR